The sequence ACTGGTATCGCAATCCGCGATTTAACGTACCCAACCTCTGCGGTGACTCTTTTACGGTAGACTGCTGGGCTGGTTTTCAGGAACTGCCAGCGTTCAACTTGCGGAATCCCGATGTGGAGCGGGAGCTGATTCATTGCGCGGAATACTGGATGGATGAATTCGGCATCGACGGAATTCGCATTGACGCCGCGGAGGATATGGATTTAGATTTTCTGCGACATCTTGCAACTGCATGCCACCAGAAACGTCCCGATTTCTGGATGATGGGAGAAGTGGTTTTCGGAGATCCTAGGCGGTGGCTTGAGGCGGGCCTGAATTCCGTGACCAACTACCAAACTTATAAATCCTGCTGGAGTTCCCTGAATGACGGGAACATGTTCGAACTGGCCTACAACTTGAATCAATTTTTTGATGACAAGAGCGGAACCTGCAAGGGCGCAAGACTCCAGCTTTTTAACGAGAATCATGACACCAACCGCATTTACAGCCAGCTGAAAAATAAGCAGGACAATTTCGTTCAGCATCTGCTGTTCTACACATTGCCAGGTGTCCCCACAATATATTACGGCGAAGAATTCGGTTTGAATGCAACGAAGGGCGGTTGCGACGATTGGAATTTGCGTCCGTCTTTGGACCTTGCAAAATTCGCAAACCAAACTCCCGCAGGCCAAGAAAATCTTCTTTCAGAAATACGCCATCTTGCTAGCGTTCGCCAAGATTGCGACGCCTTGCGCGAAGGCGGGTTCCAGCAGGAATTTGTACACTCCCAGCAATTTGCATTTTGGCGAACTCACCAAAATGGTGACGCCCTTGTCCTTATAAATCAACAGGACGCTCCTGTACAATTTGAAATTGATTTGCGCAAGCACCTCGCACACACGCAACAAGTGAGTCCCTTAAAAAATCTGCGAGACCTTCTTTCCAACGATTACATCAAAATCAACAACAGCAAAATCACTGTCTTAATCCCGCCTAAGTGGGGCCGCATCCTTGTACCCAGCGGTATATAAAGTATATTTACATCATGAGCACCAAGGAAGTTTTATTACAGCAGGCATTGATTCTCTTCCGTAAGGAAGGCTACGACGCTACCGGCGTGCAGAAAGTCGCCGACGCTGCAGGCGTAGGCAAGCCTACGCTGTACCATTACTTCGGAAACAAGCGGGGCCTTTTAAACGCCCTGCTCACCGCCCATCTGGAAAACTTCTGGAAGGACTTTGAAACCGCCGCGACCTACAATCACGACATTGTCAAAACTTTGGAGCAAGTCGCCCGTGCCTACTTTGAATTCGCCAAGAAGAATCAGGAATTCTACGGCTGGTTCATGAGCATGGCCAACACACCAACCGAAGGTGACATCCACGACGAAGTTCGCCCCCTCTGCGAAAGACAGTGGACCACGCTGTCAAAACTTTTCCTTGCCGCAAGCAAGGACCACGGCAACATGAAAGGCCGCCACGAACGCTACGCCTACACATTCCTGGGCATCATCAACGCCAGCATCCAGGCCTATTTCACGGGCCTCATAAAGCTAAATGACAGGGACGTTTACGATACCTGCCATCAATTTATGCACGGAATTTTCTCGTAACCTTGCTACTCTCCCTAAAAATTCATATTTTTCCGTTGAATCAAGGAGTCAATATGAAGAAAGGTTTTTCCCTAATAGAACTTATGGTGGTCATAGTCATCATGGGAATTCTTGCCGCCGTGGGAGTGCCAAAGCTGACAAGCCAAATCGAAAATGCAAAGATTGCTGCTGACACGCAAGTACTAAATGCACTGCATAAAGCAATCGCGTTAGCATCCGTAGAAGATAATTTTCACGCTCTTTTTACCGGAACAGAAGGCAAAGCCAATACAAAAGTCATGAGAGTTAGAGTCTCCTGGTCCGTCGCAAACCAGAACAGCGCAGGGAACGAATTCCAGAAACTAATCATCACCGAGCTCAAGGCTAACGCCGGTAAAGAATTTATTGAACTCACTTCTGAAAAAACATCCTCCGGCGGAAATGTCGCTGCAATTTACAAAAGCACCTTAATAAAGAAAAAGAAGCTGGACATCATGATTCTCATTATGGACCATGACAACCATTTCAAGATTTGCGCGCTTGCCACAGATTCCGGCGGTAAAGCCAACCCCGTGTATGTATATACCTATCGAGGTAAGCCCGT comes from Fibrobacter sp. and encodes:
- a CDS encoding TetR/AcrR family transcriptional regulator — translated: MSTKEVLLQQALILFRKEGYDATGVQKVADAAGVGKPTLYHYFGNKRGLLNALLTAHLENFWKDFETAATYNHDIVKTLEQVARAYFEFAKKNQEFYGWFMSMANTPTEGDIHDEVRPLCERQWTTLSKLFLAASKDHGNMKGRHERYAYTFLGIINASIQAYFTGLIKLNDRDVYDTCHQFMHGIFS
- a CDS encoding type II secretion system GspH family protein; the encoded protein is MKKGFSLIELMVVIVIMGILAAVGVPKLTSQIENAKIAADTQVLNALHKAIALASVEDNFHALFTGTEGKANTKVMRVRVSWSVANQNSAGNEFQKLIITELKANAGKEFIELTSEKTSSGGNVAAIYKSTLIKKKKLDIMILIMDHDNHFKICALATDSGGKANPVYVYTYRGKPVAVGDVPGEKDSWNGVTFKYIPLED
- a CDS encoding alpha-amylase family glycosyl hydrolase, whose protein sequence is WYRNPRFNVPNLCGDSFTVDCWAGFQELPAFNLRNPDVERELIHCAEYWMDEFGIDGIRIDAAEDMDLDFLRHLATACHQKRPDFWMMGEVVFGDPRRWLEAGLNSVTNYQTYKSCWSSLNDGNMFELAYNLNQFFDDKSGTCKGARLQLFNENHDTNRIYSQLKNKQDNFVQHLLFYTLPGVPTIYYGEEFGLNATKGGCDDWNLRPSLDLAKFANQTPAGQENLLSEIRHLASVRQDCDALREGGFQQEFVHSQQFAFWRTHQNGDALVLINQQDAPVQFEIDLRKHLAHTQQVSPLKNLRDLLSNDYIKINNSKITVLIPPKWGRILVPSGI